A single Candidatus Methylomirabilis sp. DNA region contains:
- the pal gene encoding peptidoglycan-associated lipoprotein Pal codes for MRTQHTGWVGLLVAVLALSVGLLVSACATSPEVGQAQPSGVGATAPGAPRPAGPAAPPRVTEEPVRQPGAVAEQPMTPRPAAPAGAPLEDVFFDFDKAVLRDDAKASLTRNVAWLKANGGAAITIEGHADERGTNEYNLALGDRRAKAAQEYLAAAGIAANRIRIISYGEERPFVLGHDESAWRWNRRGHFAVQR; via the coding sequence ATGCGGACACAGCACACGGGATGGGTCGGACTCCTGGTGGCGGTCCTGGCCCTGTCGGTGGGCCTGCTCGTGTCGGCCTGTGCCACCTCGCCCGAGGTGGGGCAGGCCCAGCCGAGCGGCGTGGGCGCGACGGCGCCTGGCGCCCCACGCCCGGCCGGCCCCGCCGCCCCGCCGCGGGTCACGGAGGAGCCGGTGCGCCAGCCCGGAGCCGTCGCCGAGCAGCCGATGACGCCGCGCCCGGCGGCCCCCGCCGGGGCCCCGCTGGAGGACGTCTTCTTCGACTTCGACAAGGCGGTCCTTCGGGATGACGCGAAGGCGTCCCTGACCCGCAACGTCGCGTGGCTGAAGGCCAACGGCGGCGCCGCGATCACCATCGAGGGCCACGCGGACGAGCGGGGGACCAACGAGTACAACCTCGCCCTCGGCGACCGGCGAGCCAAGGCCGCCCAGGAGTACCTGGCGGCGGCCGGGATCGCGGCGAACCGGATCCGGATCATCTCCTACGGCGAGGAGCGGCCCTTCGTTCTGGGGCACGATGAGTCGGCCTGGCGGTGGAACCGCCGAGGCCACTTCGCGGTCCAGCGGTAG